Genomic DNA from Panthera leo isolate Ple1 chromosome A1, P.leo_Ple1_pat1.1, whole genome shotgun sequence:
CCCACATTCCGAGGACAGGTGAGTACCTTTTGTCCACCTTTCATTCCATGACATGGGTCTTTAAAAACCACTTAgtggcttaggggcacctggggggctcagtaggttgagcgtctgactcttgacttcggctcaggtcatgatctcgtggtttgtgggtttgagccctgtgtcagctgtgttgacagcatggagcctgcttgggattctctccccccacccccaccccccacccctaccccgcttgctctctctttctcaaaataaataaacttaaaaaaaaaaaaaacaacaaaaaaccacttAGTGGTTTAGAGAATAGGGCAGCGTCCCACTGCCTAGAAGAAGGAGTTAGAAAAAGGATCCCTCCACAGGAAAAAAGAGCAGTCCACATTTTAGACACAGAAAGGTCTCCCTAATCTCCAGGATTCCCAGGCAGATCATTTGCATGGGTTTCAAGACACTTCCCCATCAGAAAGTCTGATGTGAGATACTTGGTTTATCTCTTCTTTAGACTGTTACGATGCTCTGGGGAGAAGAATTTGTAAAAtcacatacatgtatttattaataaGAAAGGATTTGGAGCTGAAATGTGCTTACCTTGAGGGTGAGTTGGGGAAAAAATTCTAGCCCTACCCAGGCCCAAAGCTTCCTcgatgcatatatttttaaaatttatgtatttattttgaaagagagtgaaggagagagagagagagagagagagcaggggaggggcagagagagaaagggagagagaatcccaagcaggccctgtactatcagcacagagccccatttggggcttgaactcacgaactgtgagatcatgacctgagccaaaaccaagagtcagacgcttaaccacctgagccacccaggcctccctcccttGATGCATGTTTAATGTCAGGTCTGGGTACCTTGTACCCCTCACGCTGCCAAAGTGGTCCTCAGGGCCTCATGCCTTGATGTTCGCTAAATTTTGTGCTCACCTCTTTCACCCCCTAGAATTtataggcctcagtttccttcccccaaatgaagacatttggaaaaacagaaaggatTGGACACAATTGATGTCATACcttgaagaaatcaaaaaatgaaatgtgtttcaCGATAGGACCATATAGGCTTTCATCatgtttaaagaagaagaagttgGTGAAGGCAGCGTCTATAAGTTCTGGGTGTTTCCTGCTGAGCTTAACCAGTTCCAGTCTCTCTTTGCGACTGTCTCGCCCTCTCCAGACAGCGGTGGAGTTCTTGCTTTCCCAGGGAGGACCTGTGTTAGCTTGCACAGACATCATATCCAGACTTACTCTGGAAGACAAAAAGTGCAACAGATTTTCCTCCCAAACCGTCACATTGCAAAGGCTGCTGGGAAAGAACTCACCAAGGCTCTGGGTCATCTTAGACCCATCTCTCACCGGCCCATGGTTTCTAGAACAGAGTCAGTCAGGTCGTAGGTAGGCATCACGATATCCTTGGAATCCGTGGAGCCACACCAGGAAAAGATTGGATGGATGTGCGaggtggatttctttttttccaaaggcCAGTCTCCCAGATTAACGAAAAACTCCACATCTGGCATCTTCACCTGGAAAAAGAAAGCGAAGAGCTTATTTATATTGGTTGCAGTGGATAATAGCATCCATGGATCCATGTGTTGGGAAAGGCAGCCTCATGCAGGCAGTCTTTGCAGCCCCTGCTTGGTCACAGAACGGGAAGAACGGGTCTCGGGTCTGGAACACTTCTTTACCAAGAAATGGAGCCCTCACAGTCTGGGCTGCACTCACCTCCTTGCGAGGGAATGTGCTTCATGTTCTGCTGAAGTGCAGGTGCCCCCGGCCCTCAGGCTGCCCCCAGCTCCCTGTGCTTGAGACCCCACAGGGAGCGGTCAGGGAGCTAGGCTGCGGCACGAACTGAGGTGCACACAGCCATATTGCAGGGACCGCCACCCAGCAAGGGACGGAATGTCGTTCCCTCTCTGAAAGGAAGCACTACACCCCCTGCCCCGTGGTGTGCACACTGTCCTGTTCTCAGCCTCCTCGAATCCTGCACTGGTTCCTTCCTCGGTggcatttctctgccttttcactTTGGCTGCGTTCCTGTAATGTTCTATCCTGCAGCACAGCCAGACCACCCGGGGAGCAGGGAAACACGACACAAGTGAGAAATCCTACCAGATGAAAGGCCAGCTTTACAAGCTTCAGGTAATGATAATTAGGCCAATTTGAATAGTGAGTGATTTTTCACAATACTGTATACCTCAGTATACTAGATTTCCTTTCTGTGGTGCCTCCACAGTGGCCAATAGGCTTGCTTCAAAAAGGGATGaagggcgcctgcatggctcagttgggtaagcgtccgactcttgatgtcagctcaggtcatgatctgacggtggtgagatcgagccccagccctgcgttgggcttcgggctgggcatggagcctgcttaagattctgtctccctctgaccctctcccccactcgtgctctttctctctctctcaaattaaaaaaaaaacaaacaccaaaaaaacattctctcttgcccttcccctccttgcatgtactttccttctttctctttctctctttcaaaagaaaagggggggggtaTGAAATGACAAAGGTAATCTCGGTTTTAATGCTGCCAAGAGACTCTATGAtgatcagagagagaaagaattactGGAAAACAATTAGaacacaaaaaattacaaaaaagaactTGGGACTCTACCCTTCCTTCCTGGTTAATGAGCCAGAtgttcccatttaaaaaatacaccccAGGTAGGTAGGTGGTGGGACCAGACTCTAAACTCTGGAAGCTGGACACAAAAGCTGGCACTAATGATTTCCAAGCCAGGCTGCTTCTACCAACAAGTGGCACAGACATGTTCAAAGATCCTGGTTTTATATCAAGCCACAGGTAAATGTTTGGGGTAAACAtcggtatgtgtgtgtgtgtgtgtatgtatgtgtgtgtgtgtgtgtgtgtgtgtgtgtgtgtgtgtgtgtgtatgtgtgtgtgtatatatatatatatatatatatatatatatatattttttttttttttttttttttttttttttggagagagagaaatagagagtgcAAGCCTGTGattgggacaggggcagagggagagacagaatcccaagcaggctacacgctcagctcaaagcctgacacggggctggatctcacgaccctaagatcatgacctgagctgaaatcaagagtcagatacttaactgactgagccacccaggcaccccaagacctaCTTTTTAGGCAAGAACTGTTGTGGTCAGTCTGAGAAGCATCTTGAGAAGTTGGAGTCCTGAAGGGCAgtctttttttacattctttctcaacattgttctgtaatattttcatgttcttttttttttaatttattaaaaaaattttattctcaagttagttaacttaGTGTAatttggctttaggagtagaacctagtgattcatctcttatatacaacacccagtgctcatcccaacaagtgccctccttaacacccatcacccaacTACCCCACcgctatcaaccctcagtttgttctctgtatttaagagtctcttatggtttgcctccctctctgtgtcttgtgtcttatttttctttcccttcccctgtgatcttctgttaagtttctcaaattctacatatgaatgaaatcacatgatatctgtctttctctaaaggacttatttcgcttagcataataccctccagttctatccacattgttgcaaatggcaagattacattctttttcaatgctgagtaatattccgttatatatatatatatatatatatatatatatatatatatacacacacacacacacatatacatatatatatatgtatatgtgtatatatatatatatatatatatatatatatattttttttttttttttttttttttttccagagtggctgcaccagtttgcattcatgAGTTTGCATTCAcagcagtgcacgagggttcccctttctccacatccttgccaacatctgttgttgcctgagctgttaattttagccattctgactggtgtgaggtgatatctcattgtggttttgatttcctgatgatgagtgatgttaagcatcttttcatgtgtctgttggccatctggataagtcttctttggaaaagtgtctgttcatggcttctgcccatttcttcactggataattttttttggggggggcagggtgttgagtttggtaagatctttatagattttggatactaaccctttatcttgtatgtcatttgcaaatagctgaAGGGCAGTCTTACTTTTCCATGGATTGATACACGTGCAAGGAAAATTTGACAGCACCCCGATGTCTTAGCTTAAAGGAGGCAGAATATGCATGCTATGTAGCCACCTATGTTCAGGATGAACTCACTATAAATGCTATGCAATTCTGAGAAGATACCATGATTTCCCATGAGTAATTCAATCAAGATGTAGACACAGATTATCTAATAAATTGTTATTAAGCAACCGGTAACAAATGTGGGTAGAGCTTTTCGTATCGGCCATTTTACTATCAGGTTCTCCCTGCTGAAAGCTCATTATACCAAGGAACAGGATTCAACAGATGATGTCTTCTTTGGGCTCAAAGTAGGTTGAGTATTAAGCCAActttattttaagacattttcccTTCAAAAGTATTGTTATCGATCGAATTCTGTCCCCTACAAAAGATAAGCAAAAGTCCCAAACCCTAGTATCTCAGAAAGACCttttttggaaatagggttgttgcagTTATAATTAGTTAAgctgaggtcatactggagtagggtgggccctgattcaatatgactggtgtccttagaagagagagacacacagggaaggCCGTGTGATgatggggcagaggctggggtgaTGTGGCTGCAAACCAGGGAGCGCCAAGGATGGCTGGCACGCCACGAGaagcagggggaggaaggaagggtccTCCCCTACAGCTCTCaggagggttggggtgggggcaaggccctgctgacaccttgctcCCAGACTTGtaacctccagaactgcgagagaacaaaaatttctgctgttttacgTCTCCAAGCTCGCAGTACTTTGTGACGGCCACAGTAGGAAATGAATGCAGGTATTCTCAGGACATAAAGCTTCAGAATAGTATTTTAATAAGGTTCCAGGATAGAGCACCACTgaagctgttatttttaaaaattatattgtaaaacCTGGGCTGAAAGTGTCTTtacctgagaggaaaaaaaaatacttacttttcTAGTCAGAGAAAGTAGTATGGCATCCATGAAAATTCTAAAGCCTACATGTTCACCGTGAGTCTTGATGTAAACctaaaagagaaatgaacatttattacgTTAATCTAACAGGACTGGCAGACTTCAATGAGGTAAAGTGTATCACAATGATCTTTAGaatgatttaaaacaatttttttactatttatttatttttgagagagacagaacgtgagctggggaggatcagagagagagggagacacagaatctgaagcagactccaggctcagagctgtcagcacagagcccgacgtggggctcgaactcacgaattgtgagatcatgacctgagccgaagttggacacttaaccgactgagccacccaggcaccccagaattatgttttaaaaatattttattttattttttaaagtttatttatttattttcagagagagcgagagagagggagagagagagagcaggggagggacagagggagagggagaccgagaattccaagcaggctctgaactggcaacacggagcctgatgtggggctcgaactcacaaactgtgagatcattctGTGAGCTGAAACtaacagtcggacacttaaccaactaagccacccaggtgccccttaaagatttttatttctaagtaatctctacacccaacatggggttcaaatccACAACCCCCGGaacaagagtcacacgctccaccaactgagccagccagctcccATTGAATGATACTTAATAAAACTCAGTAGCTATTTAGAGCCAAAAggtcaaaggaaaacaaaacaaaataaaaaaagtcaccAAGTCAAACAAGCAAACCTTAATTGTACCTTGTTGTCCTTCAAGGTATAATGACACAAGCTTTGTCTTTGTCCAAATCTTTTTGGGATTTCTGCTGCAATCTTTTCTGGATCGACCGTAGGAAAATGTGCCAGATCTTTCTGAATCTGAGTTATGGTCTCTGGGCAGTTCATCTCCTGCAACCAGGCTGCACTATCTTCCAAAGGACAATCACAGTTTTCATGGTAAACTGGCCCTGATTACACACAAGTAACAAAATATCACCGTAACAATTTCACTCACGGTTCAAAACACGTAACAAATATCCATTATATGGCTTCATTAACACTGTTGTTGTAAAATTATGTTccaaattaccttttaaaatatatggagattTGGCAACATGTTGACCTTGGAATTTAACTTCTACCTTCAGGTTTTGGTAGCTTGCATACATTCTGTATCTTACTATGAAGGATCCATCCTTCCGGTCTAAAACCTGGACTCCAACTCTAGTGAACTGCTCTTCTGGTGCTGAGATTTTAATCTGGAACACCTTTTCACCTGGAGAAGATGTGAACCTATCACGGGAAGAACAGTAAgatataaagattattttaaggcACAAATGCACAAAGATTCTGCTCTCCAGTCTGTCAGccttattctttttctcaaacTCTCCCCCTAACATATATGCTTGCTGCCTCTCTCATATGCTTGTAGTGCCGGAATGAATGTGATGGACCagagatttaagaaaaagaagaggatggCAGAAGGCCACAATAACATAAACATTTCATTAGGAAATTTCAAGGGAATATGTAAAGGCTACATATT
This window encodes:
- the POGLUT2 gene encoding protein O-glucosyltransferase 2, with the protein product MFSILLLYYFFLGTVPALAETGGERRLSPEKSEVWGPGLKAAVVLPARYFYIQAVDTSGNKFTSSPGEKVFQIKISAPEEQFTRVGVQVLDRKDGSFIVRYRMYASYQNLKVEVKFQGQHVAKSPYILKGPVYHENCDCPLEDSAAWLQEMNCPETITQIQKDLAHFPTVDPEKIAAEIPKRFGQRQSLCHYTLKDNKVYIKTHGEHVGFRIFMDAILLSLTRKVKMPDVEFFVNLGDWPLEKKKSTSHIHPIFSWCGSTDSKDIVMPTYDLTDSVLETMGRVSLDMMSVQANTGPPWESKNSTAVWRGRDSRKERLELVKLSRKHPELIDAAFTNFFFFKHDESLYGPIVKHISFFDFFKHKYQINVDGTVAAYRLPYLLVGDSVVLKQDSIYYEHFYNELQPWKHYIPVKSNLSDLLEKLKWAKDHDEEAKKIAKAGQEFARNNLMGDDIFCYYFKLFQEYANLQVSEPQIREGMQRVEAQTEDDLFPCTCHRRQTKDEL